The window CTACTACACGCGCCACGACTACGAGGCGGTGCCGACCGACGCGGCCGCGGGCGTGATGGGGCAGGTGCGCGGTCAGTTGCTGACGCTCCCCGGGACGGCGCTCGCCGGACGGCGCGTCGCGGCGGTCGACGATTTCGCCTACCACGACCCGGTGGACGGCAGCGTGAGCACCGGCCAGGGCCTGCGCGTGCTCTTCGACGACGGCGCGCGCCTCGTCTACCGCCTCTCGGGCACGGGCACCGAGGGCGCGACGTTGCGCCTCTACGTCGAGGCGTTCGAGCCGGACCCCGCGCGGCAGGACCAGGACACGCAGGCCGCCCTCGCGCCCCTCGTCGACGCCGCGCTCGCGCTCGGCGAACTGCGCGCGCGCACCGGGCGCGACGCGCCGACCGTGATCACGTGACGGAACCAGCACCCGTCCTTCTTCGGCATCCCTTCATCGGAGCACGCATGCGGATCGGCATCATCGGCGCCGGCAACATCGGCGGCGCCCTCGTCCGGCGGTTCCGGGCGGTCGGACACGACGTCGTGGTCGCGAACTCGCGCGGCCCCGACACCCTCGCCGCGCTCGCCGCCGAAACCGGCGCGACGGCGGTCACGATCGAGGAGGCGGCGCGCGACAAGGACGTCGTCGTCGTCACCATCCCGGAGAAGAACATCCCGACCCTGCCGCGCGAGCTGTTCGCGTCGGCGGACGCGCGCACGGTCGTCGTCGACACCGGCAACTACTACCCGCGGCAGCGCGACGGCCGCATCGACGCGATCGAGGCGGGCACGCCGGAGAGCCGCTGGGTCGCCGACCAGCTCGGCCGGCCGGTCGTGAAGGCGTTCAACAACATCTACGCCCGCCACCTGCTCGAGCGCGGGCGGCCGGCCGGCACGCCCGGGCGGATCGCGCTGCCGGTCGCGGGCGACGACCCGGCCGCGAAGGCGGTCGTGGTCCGCCTACTCGACGAGATCGGCTTCGACGGCGTCGACGCGGGCGGGCTCGACGAGTCGTGGCGCCAGCAGCCGATGACGCCGGTCTACGGCACCGACCTCGACGCCGAGGGCGTGGCGCGCGCGCTCGCGCAGGCGCGCTGGGAGCGTCCGGCGGAGTTCACCGCCGCCTAACAGCACGCGCCTCCCCGGGCGCCCGGGGGGCGGGCGCGGGGCACCGTACCGCGCGCTTCCGTGGCGCGCCTAACAACAGCAGGGGGCGGACGATGGATCTGGGGCTGCGCGGGAAGCGGGCGCTGGTAACCGGGTCGACGGGCGGGATCGGGCTGGCGACGGCCCGGCAGCTCGCGGCCGAGGGGTGCACGGTGGTCGTCAACGGGCGCACGACCGCGCGCGTGGAAGACGCGGCGCGCCGGGTGCGCGAGGCCGCGGGCGTCGCCGCCGACGCCGTGCGCGGCGTCGCGGCCGACCTCGGCACGGCCGAGGGCTGCGCCGCACTCTGCGCCGCGGTCCCCGACGTCGACGTGCTCGTGAACAACGTCGGCATCTTCGAGCCGAAGCCGTTCGGCGAGATCCCCGACGCCGACTGGCTCCGTTTCTTCGAGACCAACGTGCTGAGCGGCGTGCGCCTCGCGCGGCACTACCTCCCGGGGATGCGCGAGCGGGACTGGGGCCGGATCGTCTTCGTGTCGAGCGAGTCCGCGGTCCAGATCCCGGCCGAGATGATCCACTACGGGATGACGAAGACCGCGCAGGTCGCCGTCGCCCGCGGCCTTGCGGAGACGACGGCGGGCACCGGCGTCACCGTGAACAGCGTCCTGCCGGGGCCGACCGCGTCCGAGGGGGTGTCGACCTTCGTCGGGCAGATGGCCGCGGCGCAGGGCGTCGACTTCGCGACGGCGGAGCGGGAGTTCTTCGCGACCGCCCGCCCGTCGTCGCTGCTCCGCCGCTTCGCGACGCCGGACGAGGTCGCGGCGATGATCGCGTACGCGTGCAGCGGGCGCGCGGCCGCGACGAACGGCGCGGCACTGCGGGTCGACGGCGGGGTCGTGCGCGCCGTCCTCTGAGCGGGATCGGCGCCGGGCGCGGCCGTTGACGCGCCGCGGTGCGGCTGGTACTCATCGCGCCGTGGCAGAGTGGCGGCGCGGGGATCCTCCGTGCGCTCGCCCGTTCCCCCCCCGTTCCACCACCACGCGCATGCCCCCACGCGACACGGACGTCGGCCGCCGCGCCTTCCTGCGCACGGGCGCCGTCGGACTCGGCGCGGCAGCCGGACTCCCCGCCCTCGCCCGCGCGGCGCACCGCCCCGCGCCTAACGCGGACGCCGCCCCGCGCGCTCCGGTCCCGTCGCCGGCCGGCCCGATCCGGGTGTACCAGACCGCGGGCGCCCGGCGCCACGCCGCGCTCCCCGACCTCGCGTGGCGGCCGAGTGCCGGCGCGCCGAACGGCGGCCCGGCGGGCACCGCCGACGTCGTCCTCGCGCCGGACCGCCGGCGGCAGGCGGTGCTCGGCTTCGGCGCGGCGTTCACCGACGCGGCGTGCTACACCTTCAACCGCCTCACGCCCGCGGCGCGCGCGGCGCTCTTTCACGAACTGTATCACCCGTCCGAGATGGGCCTGAACGTCGGGCGCGCCTGCGTCGGCGCGAGCGACTACTCGACCGTCGCGTACAGCTACGACGAGAGCCCGACGCCGGACCCCGACCTCGCCAGGTTCTCGATCGCGCACGACAGGCAGTGGATCCTGCCGATGCTGCGCGAGGCGCGCGCGGCCAACCCGGACCTCTTCCTGCTGGCGTCGCCCTGGAGCCCCCCGGCGTGGATGAAGGACAACAACTCGATGTTAGGCGGCACCATCCGCCGCCGCTACCTCGCGCCGTACGCCAACTACCTCACGAAGTTCGTGCAGGCGTACGGGGCCGAGGGGGTGCCGGTGCACGCGCTCACGACGCAGAACGAGCTCGACACCGACCAGGACGGCGCGATGCCGGCGTGCGCCTGGCCCCAGGAGGCGGAGATCCAGTTCGTCGGCCAGCACCTGGGCCCCGCCCTCGCCCGCGCGTCCGTGCCGACGCAGATCTGGCTCATCGACCACAACTACAGCCTGTGGGGTCGCGCGCTCTCGGAGTTCGAGGACGACGCCGTGCGCCGCTACGCGGACGGGGTCGCGTGGCACGGGTACGTCGGCGTCCCGACGGCGATGACGCGCGTGCACGACGCCTACCCCGACAAGCACGCCTACTGGACCGAGGGTGGCCCGGACGTCACGAGCCCGCGCTACGCGACCGACTGGGCGCCGTGGGCGGTGCAGTTCGCCGACATCCTGCGCAACTGGTCGCGCTGCATCATCGCCTGGAACTACGCGCTCGACGAGCACGGCAAGCCGAACATCGGGCCGTTCGCCTGCGGCGGGCTCGTGACCGTCCACAGCGGCACGCGCGAAGTCACGCGCAGCGGGATGTACTGGGCGTTCGCGCACGTCTCGCGGCACGTCCGCCGCGGCGCGCGGGTGTTCGAGTCGACGGGCGGCACGCCGCCCGGTGGCGCGGGGACGCCGGCCGAGGCGCCGGGCGGCGGCGCGCGGCCGACGACGGAGTTCGGACACGTCGCGTTCGAGAACCCGGACGGAAGCCGCGTGCTCCTGCTCGCCAACACCAGCGCGCGCCCCCTCACCCCCCGCGTCGTCCTCGGCGCGAGCGCCGTCGACGTCGCGCTGCCGCCCGACTCGGTGACCACGATCGCGTGGTCGGCCTAACGATCGTTCCTCGTCGCTCCCCGATGCCCCCGTTCCGTACGTACGCCGCCGCGCTCGCGGCGGCCGCCGCCGCGACGTCCGCCCCGGGCGCGGCGGCGCACGCCCAGCCGGTCCTGCCGCCGCGCACCGCCCCGCGCCCGCTCGACCCGCGTACCGAGGCGCGCGTCGACTCGCTGCTCCGGCGCCTGACGCTCGAGGAGAAGGTCGGCGAGATGACGCAGCTGACCATCCAGGCCGTCGCGCGCGTGCACGGCACCGCCACCGTCGCGCAGCAGCTCGACTCCGCGAAGCTCGAGGACGCGCTCGTGCGCTACCACGTGGGCTCGCTGCTCAACGTGTGGGACGTGGCCCTCACCCCCGCGCAGTGGCAGGAGGTGACGAGCACCGTGCAGCGCGTCGCGCGCCGCAAGCGCGTCGCCGTCCCGGTGCTCTACGGAATCGACGCGGTGCACGGCCACCAGTACATGCGCGGCGGCACGATCTTCCCGCACAACATCGCCCTCGCCGCGACCTTCGACTCCGCGGTCGTCCGCCAGGCCGCCGCGATCACCGCCTACGAGACGCGTGCGAGCGGCATGGCCTGGAACTTCTCCCCCGTGCTCGACGTCGGCCGGCAACCGCTCTGGCCCCGCTTCTACGAGACGTTCGGCGAGGACGTCCACGTCGTCGCGACGCTCGGCCGCGCCGCGATCGAGGCGACCCAGGCCGACCCGCGCCCCGTCGTACGCACGCTGTTAGGCACGGCCGTCCCGCCGCCCGCCCGCGTCGGCGGCCAGGTCTTCGTCGCCGCCACCGGCAAGCACTTCCTCGGCTACAGCGCGCCGCTCAGCGGCAAGGACCGCACGACGGCGTGGATCCCCGAGCGCGAGCTGCGCGAGATCTTCGTGCCGCCGTTCCGCGCCGCGATCGACGCCGGCGTGCGCACCATCATGGCCAACTCGGGCGACGTGAACGGCGTCCCCGTCCACGCCAGCCACGCGATCCTCACCGACCTCCTGCGCACGGAGCTCGGCTTCACCGGCGTCACGGTCAGCGACTGGGCGGACATCGAGAAGCTGCACTCCGTCCACCGCGTCGCCCCGACGCGTAACGACGCCGTGCGCCTGGCGGTGATGGCCGGCGTCGACATGAGCATGGTGCCCTATGACCTCTCGTTCTACGACGACCTGCTCGCCCTCGTGCACGAGGGCGCGGTCCCCGAGTCGCGCGTCGACGAGGCCGTCGGCCGCATCCTCCGGCTCAAGTACGAGCTCGGCCTCTTCGACGGCGATCCCGGGCCTAACGCGGCGATGCTCGCCCGCGCCAACGCCCCCGCGTTCCAGGCCGTGAGCCGGCGGGCGGCTGAGGAGGCGGTCACGCTCCTCAAGAACGACCGCGCGATGCTGCCGCTGGCGAAGACCGCCCGCGTGCTCGTCGTCGGGCCGGGCGCGACGTCCCTCACGGCGCAGTACGGCGGCTGGTCGTACACCTGGCAGGGCACCGACACGGCGCTCTACCCGAAGTACGTGAAGACGCTGCTCGACGCCGTGCGCGACCGCGTGGGCCCGTCGCGGGTGACCTACGTCCCGGGGGCGAGCTTCGACTCGACGCGCGACGTCGCCGCCGCGGTCGCCGCCGCGCGGGACGTCGACGTCGTGATCGTCGCCCTGGGCGAACAGGCCGAAGCCGAGTCGCCGGGCAACATCGACGACCTGACCCTCCCCGCGGCGCAGCTCCAACTCGCGCAAGCGATGGAGGCGACCGGCAAGCCCGTCGTCCTCGCCCTCTTCGAAGCGCGCCCGCGGATCATCCGCCCCGCAGTCGACGCGGCGCGCGCGATCGTCACCGGCTACGAGACGGGGCCGTTCGGCGGCGAGGCGGTGGCCGGCGTCCTCTTCGGCGACGTCAACCCGAGTGGGCGGCTGCCCTTCACCTACCCGCGCTACCCCGGCGCCGTCGAGCACTACGACCGCAACGAGTCCGCCAACTCGACGGCGGGCGACTCGACGACGGGCTACTACCCCGAGTTCGACTTCGGCCACGGGCTCTCCTACACGACGTTCGCCTACGGCCCCGTGCGTCTCGACCGGCGCGAGGCGACCGCGCGCGACACCGTCGCGGTCGCGGTCGACGTGCGCAACACCGGCGCGCGGGCCGGGCAGGAGGTCGTGCAGCTCTACACGCGCCAGCTCTACGCCTCGGTGGCGCCGCCCACGCGCCGCCTGCGCGGCTTCCAACGCATCGCCCTCGCGCCGGGCGAGCAGCGCACGGTCACCTTCCGCCTCGCCGTCCAGGACCTCGCGTTCATCGGGCTGCAGAACCGACCCGTGGTCGAGCCGGGCGACGTCGACGTCTTCGTGCGCGGCGTGGCGCCCCAGCGCCTCACGGTGCGCTGACCATGCTATGCTGCTGACGCGGGCCGGTCAGCGCACGCCGGCGTTGACGGCTTCCGCTTCTTCGAGGATGCGCTTGGCTTCCTGACCGCCGACGCTCTGCTGCCAGGTATCGGTCGCGTCCTCGTAGGCGACCCAGTGGGGCAAGGGGAGCAGCAGGCGTTCGACGAGCACGGGGACGATTCGGCCGCGCGCCAGCCGCGCCGCGGGGAGCACCTCGGTGTCGTGGAGCTGCGCCGCGGCGAGCCCGCTCGCGTCGTCCGTCTCCGACGCGCTCCCCGCGGCGGGCGTCGCGGCAGCGCGCGGCGTTAGGCCATCCGGAACTCGCGCGAGAACGCGACCGCGAACGAGAACGTCTTCGCCCGGCTGCGCGTCTCGAGCGCGTCGGCCACCCGCTCCAGCCGGCGCGGGATGCCGAGGATCTTCTCCTGCGCGCGCTTCCCGACCTCGTCGAGCCCCGTCAGCGCGTCGACCGCCCAGAAGCGGATTTGCTCGTCCACGATCCGCAGGTAGTCGCGCGGCCCGTAGATGCCCGCGCGGCGGATCACGTCGGCCATCTCGCGGAAGTGCGGCATGCTCACGCCCGGCATGTCGATGCTCGGCATGATCTCGGCCGCGGAGGCGAGCGCGCGGCTCGGGTCGCGGGCTAGCACTTCCTTGAAGATCGTGCGGTAGAACGTGTAGTGCCGCGCCTCCTCGGCGGCCACGTTGCGCAGCACCTCGCCGATCGTGGGCTCGTACTCGCCGGCCAGCTTGCCCGTGTTGGCGTGGCTCACCTGCGTCGCGCGCTCCTGCAGCGTGGTGTAGACGAAGACGCGGTACGGGTCCGCGTCCCACGCCGGCTCGAAGCCCGCGCGCAGGTACTCGAACTGCATGCGCTCGAGCACCGGGTTCTCGAGCAGCCGGCTGTCGCGCGCGTAGTCGTGCAGCACGGCGCCGTGCCGGTCCTCCTCGGCCGTCCATAGATTCGTCCACTTCGTCCAAAAGGTGTCGCCGCCGAGGTACGCGGCGAGCAGCCGGTGGAAGTGGGGGAGTCCTTCTTCGGTGAGGAGGTTGAGCGCGAGCGCGACGCGCATCGGGAGCGAGATCCCCGCCGCCCGCCCCCGCAGCTCGGCCAGGTGGTGGTCCGGGTCGGTGTCGGGCGCGGGCGCGAGCAACTCGCTCGGGAACCACAGCACGCGTTTCGCCTCGTGCGCCTCCATCAGCGTGTGGACGACGGGCTCGAGGTCGGCGAGGACCTCGACCTTCGCAAGCGTTTCGGTGTCGGGGAGGGACATGCGGGCAATCTGCCCGCTCCGCCGGACGCGGGGTAGCCGGGGCCGCGGCCCCGGCTACCCCGCCGCGCTCACGGCGTGAAGGCCGCCGAGACCGCGTACACGCCGTTGCGCGGCACGTTGCACGTGGTCCCCGTGATCGACGGGCACCCGGTCCAGCCGGCGAACGTCGACCCGTTGAGCGGGTAGGCGCGGATGACGATCGTCGCCGGCACGTTGGCCGGCTTCCACGGCGCGATGCACGTCCCGCCGCTCGCCAGGTTCACCTGGTTCCGGTCGCACGCCGCCGAGGTGAGCGTCGTCGTGATCGTCAGCTGGCCCGTCCCGGCGCCCGTCGGCGCGACGCTCACGCCGTTGGCCGACGCGGAGGCCGCGAACGTCGCGACGGGCGCGGCCGCCGCCGAGCCGAGCGTGAAGACGCAGGTCGTGCCGCTCGAGGCGCACGCGCCGCTCCAGCCGGCGAACGTGCTGAGCGAATCGGGCGTCGCCGTCAGGGTGACCTGCGCGCCGGCCGCGTACGAGGTCGCGCACGTCGCGCCTAACGTCACGCCGCCGATGCGGTGGCAGCCCAGCGCGCCCGCCGTGCCCGCCGGCGAGCTCGTCACGTACCCGCCGCCCGCGCCGGCCGTGTTGAGCGTGACCTGGACGCCGGGCGCGAACGTCACGCCGACCGTCTGGTTCGCCGTCACGTTCGCGATCGTGCAGGCGCCCCCGCCGGTGCACGCGCCGCTGAACGTGACCGCCTGCGACGCGGCGTTCACCGGCGTCGCGGTCACGGTGACGGTCGTGCCGTAGTCCACTGCGTAGTTGCAGGTGACCGGGCCCTGGCCCTGCGCCACGGTGCACGCGGCGCCGCTCACCGCGCCGCCGGTGCCGGTGACCGTCGCCGACCCGCCGCCCGAGCCGTTCGCGTCGGTCAGCGTGAGGGCGAGCGTCGAGGCGCGGTCGTGCGCGGAGAGGAACTTCACGGTGGCCGTCTTCGCGGCGTTGGGCGTGACCGTGCAGACCGGGTTGGTCCCGGCGCTGCTGCAGTCGCCGCCCCAGCCGCCGAACCCGGTGCCCGCGTCGGGCGCCGCGGTCAGCGTCACCACTGAGTCGCTCGCGAACGACGCGCCGCAGGCGCCCGACGCCGCGCCGGCCGCGACGCGGCAGCCGATCCCCGCGGGGGCGGAGCTGACCGTGCCGCTCCCGGAGCCGCCGGCGACGGAGACCGTGACAGTATTAGGCATGTAGACCGTCACGCCGAGCGCGCCGGTCTGGCCGCCCACCGCGGCCGTGACCGTCGTGGCGCCGAGCGCGACCGGGGTGACCGTCCCCGTGAGCGAGTCGACGGTCGCGACGCTCGGCGCGCTCGACGACCAGCGGACCGCGCGGCCGGCGAGCGCGTTGCCGCCCGCGTCCAGGACCTGCGCCGTGAGGGGGAGCGAGCCGCCGAGCGCGACGCGCGCGCTCGTGCCCGTGGTGGGCGCGACCGTCACCTTGGCGACCTGGGAGAAGCTGACCGTCTGGCCGACGGTGAACGGCGTGCCGCCGCTGAGCGTGAACGCGCCGACGCTCTGCGCGTCGGCCGGCGCGCCGGCGACGAGCAGCGTCAGCTGCAGCCGCACGGCGCACGTCGTCGACGCCGTCCCGCCGGCGCGCGCGGCGTCGTTCAGGCACGACTTGAGGTCGAGCGTGAAGGGGAGGTTCTGCGCGCCCGGCGCGCTGACCGCCACGGTCTGCGTGGCGAGGGGGGCCGACGCGCCGCTCGCGAGGTCGTACGTCGCGACGACCTGCACGGAGAGCGCGCCCGCGTTGGACGCGACGTTGATCTGCGCGGGGACGGTCACCGCGACGGTGGTCGCCGCCGGCTTGGGGCTGGTGCTCCCGTCGCTCCCGCCACACGCGACGGCCGTGACGAGGAGGGCGGCCGCGGCGAGTGCGCGGCGCGGGGCCAGGGTGCTACGAAGCTGCAGCATGGGGAAAACGCGTGGGAACCGCGGGCTCGGCGCGGCGTGCGCCCCGCCCGGCGAACTCGGTGGTGCGACATTGTAGCCGCGTGAACTGTGCCGCGCGTCTCCCCCTTGCGGCACCGTAAGGCGAGTGTAGCACGCGTGCCGCAACTGCCGTCGGCCGCACGCAGCACCCGGGCCGGCGCGGGCCCGCGCCGGCCCGCGGATCCGTTAGGCGGCGCGGGGCGTCGCCCTACGGCCCGGCGTGCTATCGTTCGGCGTCCGGCCCGCCCCTCCCCCCCCGCGCCCGTCCGCGCCCGTGTCCCAGCCGACGCCCGACCACACGCCCGACGCCGCGCCCCGCACCGCGCGGGCCCCGGCCTCCCACCCCGAGCCAGCGCCGAGCGTGGAGCTCGCGGCCGTCACCCCGCCGACCCG is drawn from Gemmatimonadetes bacterium T265 and contains these coding sequences:
- a CDS encoding glucosylceramidase — encoded protein: MPPRDTDVGRRAFLRTGAVGLGAAAGLPALARAAHRPAPNADAAPRAPVPSPAGPIRVYQTAGARRHAALPDLAWRPSAGAPNGGPAGTADVVLAPDRRRQAVLGFGAAFTDAACYTFNRLTPAARAALFHELYHPSEMGLNVGRACVGASDYSTVAYSYDESPTPDPDLARFSIAHDRQWILPMLREARAANPDLFLLASPWSPPAWMKDNNSMLGGTIRRRYLAPYANYLTKFVQAYGAEGVPVHALTTQNELDTDQDGAMPACAWPQEAEIQFVGQHLGPALARASVPTQIWLIDHNYSLWGRALSEFEDDAVRRYADGVAWHGYVGVPTAMTRVHDAYPDKHAYWTEGGPDVTSPRYATDWAPWAVQFADILRNWSRCIIAWNYALDEHGKPNIGPFACGGLVTVHSGTREVTRSGMYWAFAHVSRHVRRGARVFESTGGTPPGGAGTPAEAPGGGARPTTEFGHVAFENPDGSRVLLLANTSARPLTPRVVLGASAVDVALPPDSVTTIAWSA
- a CDS encoding oxidoreductase; the encoded protein is MDLGLRGKRALVTGSTGGIGLATARQLAAEGCTVVVNGRTTARVEDAARRVREAAGVAADAVRGVAADLGTAEGCAALCAAVPDVDVLVNNVGIFEPKPFGEIPDADWLRFFETNVLSGVRLARHYLPGMRERDWGRIVFVSSESAVQIPAEMIHYGMTKTAQVAVARGLAETTAGTGVTVNSVLPGPTASEGVSTFVGQMAAAQGVDFATAEREFFATARPSSLLRRFATPDEVAAMIAYACSGRAAATNGAALRVDGGVVRAVL
- the xloA gene encoding glycosyl hydrolase, yielding MPPFRTYAAALAAAAAATSAPGAAAHAQPVLPPRTAPRPLDPRTEARVDSLLRRLTLEEKVGEMTQLTIQAVARVHGTATVAQQLDSAKLEDALVRYHVGSLLNVWDVALTPAQWQEVTSTVQRVARRKRVAVPVLYGIDAVHGHQYMRGGTIFPHNIALAATFDSAVVRQAAAITAYETRASGMAWNFSPVLDVGRQPLWPRFYETFGEDVHVVATLGRAAIEATQADPRPVVRTLLGTAVPPPARVGGQVFVAATGKHFLGYSAPLSGKDRTTAWIPERELREIFVPPFRAAIDAGVRTIMANSGDVNGVPVHASHAILTDLLRTELGFTGVTVSDWADIEKLHSVHRVAPTRNDAVRLAVMAGVDMSMVPYDLSFYDDLLALVHEGAVPESRVDEAVGRILRLKYELGLFDGDPGPNAAMLARANAPAFQAVSRRAAEEAVTLLKNDRAMLPLAKTARVLVVGPGATSLTAQYGGWSYTWQGTDTALYPKYVKTLLDAVRDRVGPSRVTYVPGASFDSTRDVAAAVAAARDVDVVIVALGEQAEAESPGNIDDLTLPAAQLQLAQAMEATGKPVVLALFEARPRIIRPAVDAARAIVTGYETGPFGGEAVAGVLFGDVNPSGRLPFTYPRYPGAVEHYDRNESANSTAGDSTTGYYPEFDFGHGLSYTTFAYGPVRLDRREATARDTVAVAVDVRNTGARAGQEVVQLYTRQLYASVAPPTRRLRGFQRIALAPGEQRTVTFRLAVQDLAFIGLQNRPVVEPGDVDVFVRGVAPQRLTVR
- a CDS encoding putative acyl-[acyl-carrier protein] desaturase, with translation MSLPDTETLAKVEVLADLEPVVHTLMEAHEAKRVLWFPSELLAPAPDTDPDHHLAELRGRAAGISLPMRVALALNLLTEEGLPHFHRLLAAYLGGDTFWTKWTNLWTAEEDRHGAVLHDYARDSRLLENPVLERMQFEYLRAGFEPAWDADPYRVFVYTTLQERATQVSHANTGKLAGEYEPTIGEVLRNVAAEEARHYTFYRTIFKEVLARDPSRALASAAEIMPSIDMPGVSMPHFREMADVIRRAGIYGPRDYLRIVDEQIRFWAVDALTGLDEVGKRAQEKILGIPRRLERVADALETRSRAKTFSFAVAFSREFRMA